The Vitis vinifera cultivar Pinot Noir 40024 chromosome 8, ASM3070453v1 genome segment gtttgatattttgttttcataggTTAAACATTTGGTTGCCCATTTTCTAACTGCACTTTTTGTGCAATGACCAATCCCTAGTTATGTTGATGgacattaaattaatatattctgTAGAGgctgaaattattttcaactgTGTGAGCAtgctctttattattttattatcagatCATTTGGTAACAAAAATTGTCAGCTTAAACCATTGCACATACCAAATTCAATAAGAAACTTATGGTATAACCTAATTCTTTATGTAAGTTCCATGAATcttctaatatttctaaaaatggCTGGAATGTTATTTGGTAGATGTGGTTTGTTGTCTTGTTGGAgatatgatataaataaatgtatGTAGCTCCTGACAAAGGAACAATTCATAAACTTATGTGGAATGTGAAGGCCAAAAAATGTTTCAATGGGTTAAACATTCTGTCTTTTTATGCCTGTGCTGGCCATTTTTACGTGCTTGCATTGAAATATTTGGTGGCATTTCCATGGTTAGCTAGTTTAATTGGTTCAGGCATTCAATTATTTATGCATGCCCATAGTAGGACATGTTCCTTTCCCTAGTGACTGAACTTCTAGCCTCCACTGGTTTGATATCCTACTAATGGCAGATTTCTCCTGAGGACATCCAATGGGAAGGGGAGGATCCAGGAATATCACGTCAAGGAGGGCGTGGCGGACAAGGTCGTGGTGTTAAGAGATCCACAAGCCGTGGTGTTGCTCTTCCAAGTGCTGGAAGAGGGAGAGGATCCACAAAGGTTCAATCCAATAGGGAATTCCCTCCATCTCAAAATGGGATTGGGAAGAAAGTTTCAGATTCGGATGATATTGAAATATTTCACACAGATACACTAATAAAGGAGGTATATGAAATGAAATTCCAACTTACATTCTCTCTGTGTGTGTTCTACCACATCATCTTTGCTGATACCTGTATATTTTCAGATATCAATgttatttgtgtgtgtgtgtgtgatatcTGTTGGTGTCTTCTACATTTGGGACCATTAATTAATAAATGGTTCTTCACTGATATCTCTTAACATGTcgataaaatatgtaaaattttggtAGGACACTTTGTGAAATCAATTTCTACCACATCATCTTTTTTGCTGATACCTGTATATTTTCAGACACCAATGTTATTTGTGTTGTCAATATCTTATTCCTTGAATGTAATGCctattcattttcttctttgtgcTTTACTTTTAACTTTTGACAGGTTGAGAGGGTATTTGGTGCAAGTCATCCTGATCCTGTTGAGCTTGAAAAGGCAAAGAAAATGCTCAAAGTAAGAGCTATGGTGCATTGTGCAACTTACTGCCTTTTCCCCATTGTTTATCAGTTGCAAACTCAATTGCTATTTGTTATTTGTAATGCAGGAGCATGAGCAAGCATTGGTTGATGCAATCTCAAGGCTTGGGGATGCGTCTGATGGTGAAAGTGGTAATAAATACCTGTGTATATAATAAATCCTTCTGCATTCTGTTGTATATTGCATCGATTGTTAATTTGGGGCTTAAAATAGCCCTGTTGTACTTGTATAGATTATTGAGTTGAACAGTTCATTTTTCACCATgcagtcaattttttttttgcattttgtcCTCTAATTCTCTGGAGTATTATTGTGTAGTGATAGGAATTGAAAACAAATTCTTAACCTCCATCAAACGAACTTGTCACTTTCAGGCCTTGTGCAAGTGAAAACAACTGaatcttcaaaaaatttcaatcgACTTTATTGCATAAATTGTATCTCCCTGTGTGTCTTATTCCAGAGCATCACCTGAATGTGTTGGCTGTGAGATATTTACTGTAATTTTTTGGGTGTGTTGAGAACAACTACCCTTGGTTTAGCCAATCAAAAAGCATGAGCATGATCCTCACATCATTATATGAAGCACCTCATAACTTCAAATATGTTATGAATGAAACTGAACGTGTTATGTCTTTTGTTTCAAATCAGATGAAGAGCAGCCTCTCTCACGTGGGCAACGAATGGACCGAGAACAGGGATGGAGGACAGGTGGTGGGGGTGAGATGGCTGGAGGAATGCCTGATGGTTCTGAGGGTGGTGAAAGGATGGCAGGGGTGGGCAGAACCGCTTCAGATGACCAACAAGATAATGATATTGATGACatctaatttcatttattttttgataatttactTTTGCCTAGTCAGTTAGGTTTCTTTGGctagaaaaatctttttttacTTGTAACAATCCCTTGCTCTAACATATGCATGTTCTGGTTTTTGCCGAAAGGATAGAAAGTTGTAGGCCATGCAATTTAATGTAAAACTAATTATTATGTCAGTGTTATTGCGTGAAACAATGTAAAATTTTTGTGGGTATGAGGCTCTGCCTTGGAGTTGCAAATTGCATTCGAATGTCTTGTCTGTGCCCCAGCTTTTAATTTATGTGTATGTTGTACTAAAATTATAGCATTTAGTAGTTCATCTGTGCATTCCTGCAAAACCAAAGCACAGGTATCAGCATCTGCATATAAGTAGAATTGGAAGATAAATGGCTCTTTCATCTTTGCATCCAAGTACTATACCCAACTAGTAATGTTGACAAATTGTTGAAGTGATGATATACAGTATACCAGCTTCAGGTAGTGAATCATGTTAATGGGCCCGACAAGTTCCGGGCAGGTGCTGGACATTATGCCTAACCCCATGAATCCTTCAACTCGGACAACTTGTTTCCCAACTGGACAATTAAGCGTTTTCATTTCAGTGGATTCACAATTGGCTGTAAGATGTCACCGAAAGAGCACAGCCTGCTCAGTTATGCCAGAAACTGCAGCACCTGTATACAAAGAAGATATGGATATGATGTTGTGATATAGAAAAATGCTTTTTGTTCTTTCTTATCTATATAGTCCTAACTGTTTGTAGCTAAGGGGTATTAAGAGGATGGAGATCTTATTGTTTGTATCTTACTGGCATAATCTAATCTTACTCGATGTGATTATTCCCAAAATTAAAGGTCATTGACAAAAGTGgttataaaaaaagttttaaaaaaaaaatgcaagggtatattttttttcttaataatactaaaataaaaacaccACATCATAATAGGTAAACTCATTCAAATACTGCAAACAAACATAGAAACCATCTCAAAAACAGAAGGAATTATGCTGCCACATGTTTCTTGAATCTACCTTGTTCTATAGGTCCAGCATTACCCcagttttttaattttggtttttggtCTTTGTTGCCCAATTATCACCTGTAAAGTTGACAGCAAATGATAACCTCAGAGCAGCATAAAAGCCTTTCGAGGCATAGGACTATTGTGAATCTGAAGTGCATACACACAGGGAGCAGATTACTATTCTTTCAGTTGAATGATGATCCAAAAAGCACATCTAAAACATCTGCTGAAGGACTAAACATCAAAGTAAATATGGTTGTTAAAATGTGCAAATCATCCCTACATCAATCTTACAAACAGCTCTAGAAAGGAAATCATCCTCTAAAAATATGTCATCTGGAGACAGGGGAAAAGTTTAGTGAGAATGAGTGTCAGATCATTAGTTAACATTGTGGGTTTGTCTTGAAAACACGACCTGGTAAACTGATAGCACAAAACACAGTATTATCAATGACCTATCAATCTCTTCACAATTGAGAAGATGCAAGTATAAATTTGAACTCTTGCTTGTCTTTGTTCACAAATTCACCCATCACTCCCACAAAATTTTTAATGGCTACTTCGTTGCATTAGTAATAAATTGCTACAAGTGAATCCATCTGGCCCAGGGCTTTGTTCGCCTTAAAACTCCAGCCCAGGGCTTTGTTCCCTTTAAGACTCCAGCAGTGCTTCTTCATCTAGCAATTAGTTTTCTGATCAGACAATCTTCTATAAGGAACTGATTCCGTTTCATCCAAAGACTGTCTGTAGATTGTCAATTCTAAGTGGAAAGTTCAGTCAAGAAAGAACCACAGAAACTCCATCCCCAGGCCATCCTATACTGTTTTTACATCCACCCGCACTTTCGGATTTGATTTATAACCACAGAAACTCCATCCCCAAGCCATGCTCTACTGTTTTTCCATTCACTCGTACTTATAGATTCAATTTATACCTCCCAAAATTTTCCACCTTAACAAAAACCATTGCGTTGTAATCCCCACCCTACCTACTGTCTCCAACTCACTACTTCCAACCTGACCAACCTATTACATTCGCTTCAACCCTAGCCTGCCTCTTCTCCACAAATCCAAGATCAAGTCTCCTCCTTCCTGTCCAACTCTGGGACTTCATAGAAACATAAACTCTGACAAATGACTAACTATCTCATTTCTTGTCTCTTCCTTGAGGGCTTCAACTTCTTACATCTTTTCTCACTTTTCTCACAGTTAAATTGCTCAAGGGTCCAAAGTTCAAACTAAGTTTTGATAGGGCATTATCCAGCCACTGAAAATCTCTCCTCCTAGCCCATGGAGAAAAGATATCTGACCAATCTAGAATCTATCAATTTATGCTAATTACATGACCATGTATGAGTGATCCCAAACTTCACAAATTCTACCAaattaaatgatataattcaACTTGAAAAATCCAGCATACTAGGACTAAATCGATCACAACAAATCTTCTCTCCCCTGAGAAGAATCGGATATTTCCTATATGACAAACCTCTAGCCAAATAATATTAGAGGTAGGGTtgggtaaaaatataaaatcagtATATGTAAGACAAATCGCTATAAATCCAATGCCTAAAGCCCCAATGGTAACAAATAGTTCTAGGGATCTCATGGCCTCTAGTAACTATAAATCAAGAatcatccataaaaataaagcaaacaaGCAAATCAAATCACAGTAGTCCCAGGTtcctataaaaaagaaatgagaataaGCACTGCATAAGATCCAAGGACATATGAACCCCTTCACCAAACTCAAATATCAGTGCATGAATCAGTAAACATGCACTTTATATGagaaaattaactaaaaaaattggCCATAATAAGAACTTCTAACAATCCATGGCTTCTATTAAGCATAatctaaaataaacaataagagTGAAAAAACAGTAACCATTCACCAAAGTTCAAAAATTTAAGCATATGATGAGTCAAAGAAGCAACATGTGGAATAAATTTCCCTAAAAATTTAGCTCCAATTCATTTAACCCCTTTCATAAAAGTTCCAATCAGACTTTCCATAACATCATACTTTCTTCAAAAAGTCTCATAACTTCAATTAACTATGAATCAAGAATCATCAATCAAAATCAAGCACAGAGCAACCAAATCCCCAaaaattaataggaaaaaaaaaaagtgttaccCTCAAACATCATCAACAGAATAATACCTGCAGAAGAACCCACCCACAAATCCTATTCATATacaagctttgagaaactttcTTGTGGATCTGCAACGACCCTCATGTCCAAGGTAACAGCTCTAAAACCATGTCTTGATAATCCAAAATCTGCGACGACTCTCATGTCAAAGGTAACAGCTCTAAATCCATGTTTTGATAATCCGAAAGCAACACCCACCAAGTGGCCTGGAAGGCTATGAAAAAAATCCACCCAATTCTATATTGGGATGGAGAATGACTAGAATAACTATTACCAAATTACTACTGAAATTTGCTTCAACAGTCAAAGAATAAACCCAATTTCCCATCTCACACAGGAAAATAAAATGGCTACGGGAAAAAAATTCTCCAGCAAGTGAGCgaaggagagaaagagaggaagaTGCCTATCTTTTATTCcgggaaagtgaaagaaaatggacacgagagagaaacttttttcccggaaagtgagagaaagaggCAGAAAATAATAAAGCAAGGATAGCCAATGAGAGAAAAATCGATTCCTGTgtaaattctaaaataaaataatgtgtGAATAAAAATCACCAAATTTTGAGGTTTGGTGGTCTTTGTTTGCACAGATTGAAAGGAAAATGACAACGTAGGCCTACCACTGTGGCCCACATGACGTAGTTCGCCCTTATCGGCTCGGCCCTTTCCCCCCTTGGGCCTACCTTAGGGTTTTTGAGAGAgcatatgaaatatttttactaatttcagaaataaaatatttttagaagcTTAATTATTAAAACAATGAGGTTTATTcgatttttaaatcaatattttctcataacatatttcaaaaaattaaatttgttttcattaaaaccattttattataaataaaaaatcattaatattataatttttttttagagaaaaaatattttcctctaaataaatttttttattttgttttaaacaaTAAGTTTGTTATTAAGCTGaacatatctttatttttttaaactatttcctaaaatttaatTGACCAAGGTATTCTTTAAATacactctttattttttatttgttaaaaaaggaaaaaggtaatTACTTCTATATAAAACATAAGAATTTTTAACAACCTACCTTGAAATGataatggtttaaaaaaaaaaaaagtattgtaaattttaagataagttagtggatgatatttttgaaaaactatttaacaattaaaatattataatttataatataagtccatgttttttgtgtaaaaaatcatatattttatataaaatcttcttccattttctatttaaaaagaaaaagaaaataataataattataattatgggcatatattttttgtttctttttactttgttttgaatttgagtgcgtttgataataattttaagtttttttaatacttgaaaaatacaaatttttaagtattataaatattagaaatgttttaatttttaagtcttTCCTTAAATGACAATTGTGTGTGAGGGTCTTCATAACAAGACAACATTTTATCGATACAAAGTCTATGAAAAATTATGAACAAAGATATACCCTTTACCATCcacacaaatttatttataagtaaTATTAATGTTTCGATGTCAACTCATTGAAAGTGTTGTTTATATACATGCACAAATATCAAATacattatttttgtatgtttttacacatatatataaaagtatttgTATTAAATGTATTGAACATTTATACTAATTGTATTAGtctatcaatttttaatatatttatatggtttttttttgtttatataaaaccattataaacaatatttacaaataTACATAAATGCGAAATATAGGTTTCTAGTATGTATGAAACCAacttaaaatgtatttatactaaatatataAGACATTTGTATTTGTATTGATCATATAAGTTTTATATATGCTTGCATATTACACATTAAGGACATTATTGGTATTTAACACCGATAAATTCTTCAAATGTCGTTGAGATCAATTACGCATAGACTTCTAtcatttaaatcaaaatatgtattttatgtAGATCTTAGGTCAATTGGCAAGAAAAGAGCCCCTTAAACACAATTATCCCTTTcattaaagaagaaagaaagaaagaaagataggCCTATGACTGTGCTTGGGTgcatcttatttttatttttggggaTTTCAAGAATAACGGGCCTTCAATTTCTTAACCAAACTCCACATTCCAATGTTGGAGCACTGGAACCATATTAAGAACAGCTCAAACCATAAGTATGAGACACATTTTCAATTGGTTTCTGGGTAGTCAaatattaatttctaattttgattttattattttttattttaattttttttttaattaacttctATACGCTATATTGGCAACTGGCTTAACCGGCACAGGGTCTATTATATGCAGATATTTTTCTAAAGATGTCTCGTAATAATGCCTGAATGCATGCTTAATTAACGCTGATTAGACGTTTCTATGGATGTGTAGGTAATGGGTGTATGCTTAATCAATGATGACTAGGTGCCTTATTCAGACTTCCACGTCATATTTCCAAGTAGGACAATGGTGGAATTGAATTCCATATtccaatcattttttattttttattttggtaaaaattGCATTGCAGAGGTAACTGAAaaccttatttttcataaataaaaattaaaattctataaGATATTGACACCATGCCAAAGCttcatctatttaattattctaaatattttctcaaaattcatAGCCAAACAGCATAACCACCAAACTAACCATTTGTACAACCCAAATCCCCATATGTAACATGAAGAAAAATGTAACaaaacatgaagaaaataaaataaatcaacaaaaccCCGAATAAACCCTTAAGAAAGAAACCTTTTAGGACTAAAAACAAACCAGATTTAATCTTAAAATGAAACTCTGGCTATGATGATGTCGGATTCAGGCGCCAATGCCTGTTGGCTTCTTCAACTCGTCGTTCAAATGAATGAAATCCCCCTCATTTGATTGCCCCTTTTTGTCGCCGCTGCTACTACGCCGATCAGTTTTTCCGGCGTATGGTTTGCTGCCGGTTCTATCGCTTTCTCTGTACTTGCCGGAATCGATAGGTCTATGCGGTGTGAATGGACTAGTGGCGAATTCCGACCGGAGATCATCGATGGATTTTTTCAGTAACCCATTCTCCGCTTGGAGAACCTCGAGGTGCCGCTTCACCATCATGGACGTCTCTACCATGTCAGCGTTTCCGGTCAGATTTGAAGGTGGGGAAGGCTTGGCGTCCTCCTTCGAATCACCGCTGTCCACATGTTCGATCCCAATTTTGTTCATCACGAGGAAGGGAATCTTCCGGAACGAAATCGCGGAAGTCGAATTCTTCGCCCCGTTCTCCGTCAACGCGGTCTTCACCTCGGCCGGAACCCTAAGCCCCCACCGAAAACTCAGCACGGCGCCTTTCCTCATCGGCAGCACCGTGTTCGCGCTCAAATCCACGCCAGAAAACAAACCGTTGATGACGCTGGCTGCTGACACCCCCTCCGGCGGAGAAACCCCAATCTTATTGCCGGAAAACACGCCGTTCACCGGAAAATACCCCTCTGACTTCTCAACGACCTCCACTGTCCCATCCTCCTCATCCGAAACAACGCCGTTTGGTTCAGATTTCAATATATGATTAACAAAAGCCGACGACTGCGATTTCTTGATACAAAAATCACCAAATCTCGGCTTGAAGTGGAGAAAAAAGCTAGGGTTTCCACGACCCAACATATTGAATTCGGCCGTCATCATCATGGAACTCGAATTCGGCGATCCGAACGGTCCAGACCCGGTTTTCACAATGAGACTGAACGGATTCCACGAATCGTTGGGCCGGTAAGCGAGTTTCAGCGAGGGACCGGAATCGAAGAACGAGGCGAGACTGAGAGTGAGTTCCTTCGACTCTCCAGCAACGACTCCAGATTGAAACGGCAAACCCAAAACATTGATCGGAACTTTGGCTCTGAACAGAGGCTTCTGATCTTCTCGAAACTTAAGAGAAGCCTTCATCTTTGAAAGTAGAAGATCGAATCTTGGGAGTGGAGGGGTAGACGTGCTGGGAGAAGAGAGCTTGGCTTTATATCTTCACTTCAAAACATGATATTaccatttttgttattttttaatattcaaatttcaaaatttttatgggCTTTTAGCAAATGGAATTAGTAGGATACTAGTTGGAAATGTGCTGAGCTGGCAAACTGTAAGCcgttcaaatttttttgaaaatttaaaaatttggagAGACGTTTGCTTTGCCGGGCTTCGCTGATCCGCGCCTGTGGGGTCCCCAGTCTCCATTTGGGACTCTGATTTCGTCATGCGGCAAGTTTCAGAGCATAATTATGGATTGGTGATTTGTTGACTTGCATTGATGTCACTGCATCTTATcaattaggaaaaaaatgattgattttatcgataaattatttaattaatagcGCATTATTCTTTCTTAGGTGGGACCAATTTTCTTCAAccatgtttggttttttttccttaggctatgttttgttttaaaaagtattaaagaaaaagaaaaaatatatatattaatgaagatgattttcatatttaattttattatgaaaaaatataattaaaattaggaaaaaaacttgtataattttaaattatttaatctttatataaaataataaaataagtaaaatgagttttaagtaataaataaaaataatttattaattttaaaaataaattctttatttttcttcccttgattttttcattaatcaaatataaccttatgatttttctcttattttccataaattatggaaaatatttttaacttttttaatacttaaatttttttgccgtattaaaaaaattataaatactttctaaaattattattaaacaccctttaaaaaataatcacataatggaatttaaatcataaataaagtatagttttttctttgtttttatattatgagAAAGTGATTTTAAAGGGTTTGAATTTttgcttgaaattttttaaaaagtgatttatgtggtatttaaggaaaaataagaagatTGAGATTTGGAACATGGATGAAGCACGAGGTAATCGTGGCTTTactttttgagagagagagagagagagagagagagagagagagagagagagagagagagagagagagagagagagagagagagagagagagagaggggaagGGGTGAACATGTGACCACTATGTAAGACAAAATCCACCAATTGTGGCTTTTGTGGGGCTATCAAAACTTTAAGGTATTGTGTTTGGCTATCCCCTCAcatcttttttattgtttaaaatatacatatatttaaaaaaaatcatttaaaataataaaatttgaagtattattgaattaatttatcaagtctaaaaaattgtttgaaagtGATTCTTGTTAAAGCATTCTGATTGTATAACACTCGTGTTACCAACACTTtgattataaatgtttttttaaaaaaaaaaaacaaaaagaaattgaaaaatacaatttaaattcttattattaatttgctcattaacttttttttatctcGAGAATGATTTAagttattgtcattattattttctatgaacTAAACAAGTTGAAATTTATTCATCATTTTGAATTTCATCTTCGTCTTTTTGCTTTTTGAGTTAAATAACTAGTATTAacctatatataaataaaaaaagtaaaataattatgttatgtttggtttctgaaaaatgcaaaaaaaataaaattatgaggaaaaatgaaagaaaagaaaaaataagcaaataaatataaatttctttCACTTGTTTGATTATCCATGAAaatttcaagggaaaaaaaatattcgttttcttttatttggttaACCACGaaaaaaagttgaagaaaaattgaaagaaaacaaaatcaataaatttgtcTTAGATGATTatcaatttgttgaataataaaataaatcaattcaataaaaaaaaactataaggaaaacaaaatcaataaaatttgtcttaaatgattatcaatttgttgaataataaaataaattcatctaatgaaaaaattattgaaaacgTGA includes the following:
- the LOC100260592 gene encoding uncharacterized protein LOC100260592, yielding MKASLKFREDQKPLFRAKVPINVLGLPFQSGVVAGESKELTLSLASFFDSGPSLKLAYRPNDSWNPFSLIVKTGSGPFGSPNSSSMMMTAEFNMLGRGNPSFFLHFKPRFGDFCIKKSQSSAFVNHILKSEPNGVVSDEEDGTVEVVEKSEGYFPVNGVFSGNKIGVSPPEGVSAASVINGLFSGVDLSANTVLPMRKGAVLSFRWGLRVPAEVKTALTENGAKNSTSAISFRKIPFLVMNKIGIEHVDSGDSKEDAKPSPPSNLTGNADMVETSMMVKRHLEVLQAENGLLKKSIDDLRSEFATSPFTPHRPIDSGKYRESDRTGSKPYAGKTDRRSSSGDKKGQSNEGDFIHLNDELKKPTGIGA